One Sediminibacillus dalangtanensis genomic region harbors:
- a CDS encoding spore coat protein, with product MELLDKLKTAGKMRDEVIATDFLVTAKAAVRTYAVAITETASPEVRDVLKKQLNEAIDTHAKIASYMIKNEMYHAYDINEQLSHDKEKVKKALEMVNG from the coding sequence ATGGAGCTATTGGATAAATTAAAGACAGCCGGAAAGATGCGAGATGAAGTAATTGCGACAGATTTTCTTGTAACTGCCAAAGCTGCAGTCAGAACATATGCTGTTGCTATCACGGAAACTGCTTCTCCAGAAGTCAGGGATGTGTTGAAAAAACAATTGAATGAGGCGATTGATACACATGCTAAAATTGCTTCTTACATGATCAAAAATGAAATGTATCATGCTTATGATATAAATGAACAGCTATCACACGACAAGGAAAAAGTAAAGAAAGCCTTGGAAATGGTCAATGGATAA
- a CDS encoding helix-turn-helix domain-containing protein produces the protein MHQKPISKVVGERLRAIRKQQVLSQEELAHLSGLHPTYIGQLERGEKNPTINTIHKVTLSLGIPISELFRLAENVKDEQMNILLHLNQLGEEDRQALIKIINVMLEWKKQNK, from the coding sequence ATGCACCAGAAGCCAATTTCAAAAGTAGTAGGTGAACGGCTCAGAGCAATTAGGAAACAGCAAGTACTTAGTCAGGAGGAACTGGCTCATTTGTCCGGATTACATCCCACCTATATCGGCCAGCTTGAAAGAGGTGAAAAAAACCCTACCATCAATACCATTCATAAAGTCACCCTTTCGTTGGGGATTCCCATTTCCGAACTCTTCCGTCTCGCTGAGAATGTTAAAGATGAGCAGATGAATATCCTCTTACATTTAAACCAATTAGGCGAAGAAGATCGCCAAGCACTTATTAAAATTATCAATGTTATGTTGGAATGGAAAAAACAAAATAAGTAA
- a CDS encoding Cof-type HAD-IIB family hydrolase yields MVVSKLDIKLIALDMDGTLLNSNEEVSEANRKAITAARNNGVEVVLSTGRHRSSCEAHAVSLNLSSYLITVNGSEIWTSEGELVSRQSLDIETIKKLVDLNERYGTRAWMASTEKVFRGEFPADLEGYEWLKVGIDIDSEEVKNRILEELEGNDLLELSNSHPMNIEINAVGINKARALEKICGLMGITLDQVMTVGDSLNDIKMIQEAGLGVAMGNAQEEVKQTADWVTTDNNHDGVAKAIEHWIL; encoded by the coding sequence TTGGTGGTAAGTAAACTTGACATAAAATTAATTGCATTAGACATGGACGGGACGTTGCTGAATTCGAACGAGGAAGTTTCGGAAGCGAATCGCAAGGCGATTACTGCAGCCCGCAATAATGGGGTGGAGGTTGTACTTTCCACCGGACGCCATCGGTCATCCTGCGAAGCACATGCAGTTTCTTTGAACCTTTCTTCTTATTTGATCACCGTAAATGGGAGTGAGATTTGGACTTCAGAAGGCGAACTGGTATCCCGCCAGTCTTTGGATATCGAAACCATAAAAAAATTGGTCGATCTTAATGAACGATATGGCACACGCGCATGGATGGCTTCCACAGAAAAAGTCTTCCGTGGAGAGTTCCCTGCTGATTTGGAAGGATACGAATGGCTCAAAGTCGGAATCGATATCGACAGCGAAGAGGTCAAAAATCGAATCCTTGAAGAATTGGAAGGTAATGATTTGCTCGAGCTAAGTAATTCTCATCCGATGAATATTGAAATCAATGCGGTCGGCATCAACAAAGCGAGAGCTCTTGAAAAAATTTGCGGGTTGATGGGCATTACGCTGGATCAGGTAATGACTGTAGGCGACAGTCTTAATGACATCAAAATGATTCAGGAAGCAGGACTTGGAGTAGCGATGGGCAATGCCCAGGAAGAAGTAAAACAGACTGCCGATTGGGTTACAACTGATAATAACCATGACGGAGTTGCCAAAGCAATCGAACATTGGATTCTGTAA
- the thpD gene encoding ectoine hydroxylase, with translation MQDLYPSRKSQEVSIIPRKDPVIHAGEGQENHSPLSQQQIDSYEKNGFLMLESFFSENEVKEMSKEIYGLADEYKQSDKPEVVREPTSEEIRSIFAVHQNSDYFDKVSADQRLLDIVNYLLGGDVYVNQSRINYKPGFTGKEFYWHSDFETWHVEDGMPRMRAVSVSIALSDNYSFNGPLMLIPGSHEHFISCIGEAPEDHYKKSLKMQEFGVPDHDSMRWLAEEYGISVPTGPAGSVLLFECNTMHGSNSNITPYGRNNLFMVYNSVENRLVEPFSGAAPRPEFIAARKKLPVLG, from the coding sequence ATGCAAGATCTATATCCGTCCAGAAAAAGTCAGGAAGTCAGCATTATTCCGAGAAAGGACCCGGTCATTCATGCAGGAGAAGGACAAGAAAATCATTCTCCACTTTCGCAACAACAGATAGACTCGTACGAAAAAAATGGCTTTTTGATGTTGGAGAGTTTCTTTTCCGAAAATGAAGTAAAAGAGATGAGCAAAGAAATCTACGGCCTGGCTGATGAATACAAACAATCGGACAAGCCGGAGGTCGTCCGCGAACCGACAAGTGAGGAAATTCGTTCCATTTTTGCCGTACACCAGAACAGTGACTATTTTGATAAGGTTTCTGCAGACCAGCGACTTTTGGACATCGTCAATTACCTGCTCGGAGGCGATGTCTACGTCAATCAGTCACGAATCAACTATAAGCCAGGGTTTACCGGAAAAGAATTTTATTGGCATTCCGATTTCGAGACTTGGCATGTCGAAGACGGAATGCCGCGGATGCGTGCGGTCAGTGTATCCATTGCATTGTCTGACAACTATTCCTTTAACGGACCGCTGATGTTGATTCCTGGTTCTCACGAGCATTTTATTTCCTGCATCGGAGAAGCACCTGAAGACCATTATAAGAAATCATTAAAAATGCAGGAATTCGGCGTACCGGACCATGACAGCATGCGTTGGCTTGCCGAAGAATATGGTATTTCCGTTCCGACCGGACCAGCAGGAAGCGTACTGCTGTTCGAGTGCAATACGATGCACGGCAGCAACAGCAATATCACGCCGTATGGCCGTAATAACTTGTTTATGGTGTATAACAGCGTAGAAAACCGGCTGGTCGAACCATTCTCCGGCGCAGCGCCTAGGCCTGAATTTATCGCAGCTAGAAAAAAACTCCCGGTACTGGGTTGA
- the sda gene encoding sporulation histidine kinase inhibitor Sda: protein MFDNLSDDILMDAYLKALELDLEKDFISLLEKALVYRGLYVPK from the coding sequence ATGTTTGATAACTTGTCAGATGATATTTTGATGGACGCTTATTTGAAGGCGCTTGAACTGGATTTAGAAAAGGATTTTATTTCCCTGCTGGAAAAGGCCTTAGTGTACCGTGGCCTGTATGTACCAAAGTAA
- a CDS encoding aminoglycoside 6-adenylyltransferase — protein sequence MSRVTFDDLIKRFVLYAEESENIRAAFIVGSRARTEMPADEWADLDLVIFSKDTAPFLKDTEWLSHMGRPVITFLERTAVGDSTERRVLFEGGLDVDFALFPVASLSGMEKNTEVLHVLAKGVKVVIDKDDITRSIIQKAKAPLSNNQGMATMDIENLIHDFWYHAYLAAKKFRRGELLDGKSICDGYMKDCLILMLKKQVKARKGADIQIWHGYRFFEKWTEPAVSEEFKKLYAHYEQEEMWEALKNTMDFFRTISTDVCRQFDIAYPEEAADYAMKLVDTLNDNRNGI from the coding sequence ATGTCTCGAGTAACCTTTGATGATCTGATAAAACGTTTTGTTCTTTATGCAGAAGAAAGCGAAAACATCCGGGCCGCCTTCATTGTCGGCTCCAGAGCAAGAACAGAAATGCCGGCAGATGAATGGGCCGATCTCGATTTAGTCATTTTCTCTAAAGATACGGCACCCTTTTTAAAAGATACGGAATGGTTGTCACACATGGGGAGACCTGTTATTACCTTTCTGGAAAGGACTGCTGTAGGAGATAGCACGGAACGAAGAGTCCTGTTTGAGGGTGGACTGGATGTCGATTTTGCCTTGTTTCCGGTAGCATCCTTATCCGGGATGGAAAAAAACACGGAAGTACTCCATGTTCTCGCCAAAGGGGTAAAAGTAGTGATCGATAAAGATGACATCACCCGGTCGATCATCCAAAAAGCGAAAGCGCCGCTCTCCAATAACCAAGGGATGGCGACTATGGATATTGAAAACCTTATCCATGATTTTTGGTATCATGCATACCTGGCAGCGAAAAAGTTTCGACGTGGGGAACTGTTGGACGGAAAGTCCATTTGTGATGGCTATATGAAAGACTGCCTTATTTTAATGTTGAAGAAGCAAGTGAAAGCACGAAAAGGTGCCGACATCCAAATCTGGCATGGATATCGTTTTTTTGAAAAATGGACGGAGCCAGCAGTCAGTGAGGAGTTCAAAAAGCTGTACGCACACTATGAGCAGGAGGAAATGTGGGAAGCATTAAAAAACACCATGGATTTTTTTCGCACGATTTCCACTGACGTATGCAGACAATTCGATATTGCCTATCCTGAAGAAGCCGCTGATTATGCAATGAAACTAGTAGATACGTTGAACGACAATCGTAATGGTATTTAA
- a CDS encoding spore coat protein: MASNKLALHETLEVHEILTLKQSAILKAYAMKTLVEDDTLKQMLDNEVNRSEKAIKELEEVLGQ, encoded by the coding sequence ATGGCTAGCAATAAACTTGCTTTACATGAAACGCTAGAAGTGCATGAGATTCTTACCTTAAAACAGTCGGCGATTCTCAAGGCGTACGCGATGAAAACATTAGTGGAAGACGACACCTTGAAGCAAATGTTGGACAATGAAGTGAATCGTTCGGAAAAAGCTATTAAAGAACTAGAGGAAGTATTAGGTCAATAA